The Arachis duranensis cultivar V14167 unplaced genomic scaffold, aradu.V14167.gnm2.J7QH unplaced_Scaffold_184803, whole genome shotgun sequence genome includes the window NNNNNNNNNNNNNNNNNNNNNNNNNNNNNNNNNNNNNNNNNNNNNNNNNNNNNNNNNNNNNNNNNNNNNNNNNNNNNNNNNNNNNNNNNNNNNNNNNNNNNNNNNNNNNNNNNNNNNNNNNNNNNNNNNNNNNNNNNNNNNNNNNNNNNNNNNNNNNNNNNNNNNNNNNNNNNNNNNNNNNNNNNNNNNNNNNNNNNNNNNNNNNNNNNNNNNNNNNNNNNNNNNNNNNNNNNNNNNNNNNNNNNNNNNNNNNNNNNNNNNNNNNNNNNNNNNNNNNNNNNNNNNNNNNNNNNNNNNNNNNNNNNNNNNNNNNNNNNNNNNNNNNNNNNNNNNNNNNNNNNNNNNNNNNNNNNNNNNNNNNNNNNNNNNNNNNNNNNNNNNNNNNNNNNNNNNNNNNNNNNNNNNNNNNNNNNNNNNNNNNNNNNNNNNNNNNNNNNNNNNNNNNNNNNNNNNNNNNNNNNNNNNNNNNNNNNNNNNNNNNNNNNNNNNNNNNNNNNNNNNNNNNNNNNNNNNNNNNNNNNNNNNNNNNNNNNNNNNNNNNNNNNNNNNNNNNNNNNNNNNNNNNNNNNNNNNNNNNNNNNNNNNNNNNNNNNNNNNNNNNNNNNNNNNNNNNNNNNNNNNNNNNNNNNNNNNNNNNNNNNNNNNNNNNNNNNNNNNNNNNNNNNNNNNNNNNNNNNNNNNNNNNNNNNNNNNNNNNNNNNNNNNNNNNNNNNNNNNNNNNNNNNNNNNNNNNNNNNNNNNNNNNNNNNNNNNNNNNNNNNNNNNNNNNNNNNNNNNNNNNNNNNNNNNNNNNNNNNNNNNNNNNNNNNNNNNNNNNNNNNNNNNNNNNNNNNNNNNNNNNNNNNNNNNNNNNNNNNNNNNNNNNNNNNNNNNNNNNNNNNNNNNNNNNNNNNNNNNNNNNNNNNNNNNNNNNNNNNNNNNNNNNNNNNNNNNNNNNNNNNNNNNNNNNNNNNNNNNNNNNNNNNNNNNNNNNNNNNNNNNNNNNNNNNNNNNNNNNNNNNNNNNNNNNNNNNNNNNNNNNNNNNNNNNNNNNNNNNNNNNNNNNNNNNNNNNNNNNNNNNNNNNNNNNNNNNNNNNNNNNNNNNNNNNNNNNNNNNNNNNNNNNNNNNNNNNNNNNNNNNNNNNNNNNNNNNNNNNNNNNNNNNNNNNNNNNNNNNNNNNNNNNNNNNNNNNNNNNNNNNNNNNNNNNNNNNNNNNNNNNNNNNNNNNNNNNNNNNNNNNNNNNNNNNNNNNNNNNNNNNNNNNNNNNNNNNNNNNNNNNNNNNNNNNNNNNNNNNNNNNNNNNNNNNNNNNNNNNNNNNNNNNNNNNNNNNNNNNNNNNNNNNNNNNNNNNNNNNNNNNNNNNNNNNNNNNNNNNNNNNNNNNNNNNNNNNNNNNNNNNNNNNNNNNNNNNNNNNNNNNNNNNNNNNNNNNNNNNNNNNNNNNNNNNNNNNNNNNNNNNNNNNNNNNNNNNNNNNNNNNNNNNNNNNNNNNNNNNNNNNNNNNNNNNNNNNNNNNNNNNNNNNNNNNNNNNNNNNNNNNNNNNNNNNNNNNNNNNNNNNNNNNNNNNNNNNNNNNNNNNNNNNNNNNNNNNNNNNNNNNNNNNNNNNNNNNNNNNNNNNNNNNNNNNNNNNNNNNNNNNNNNNNNNNNNNNNNNNNNNNNNNNNNNNNNNNNNNNNNNNNNNNNNNNNNNNNNNNNNNNNNNNNNNNNNNNNNNNNNNNNNNNNNNNNNNNNNNNNNNNNNNNNNNNNNNNNNNNNNNNNNNNNNNNNNNNNNNNNNNNNNNNNNNNNNNNNNNNNNNNNNNNNNNNNNNNNNNNNNNNNNNNNNNNNNNNNNNNNNNNNNNNNNNNNNNNNNNNNNNNNNNNNNNNNNNNNNNNNNNNNNNNNNNNNNNNNNNNNNNNNNNNNNNNNNNNNNNNNNNNNNNNNNNNNNNNNNNNNNNNNNNNNNNNNNNNNNNNNNNNNNNNNNNNNNNNNNNNNNNNNNNNNNNNNNNNNNNNNNNNNNNNNNNNNNNNNNNNNNNNNNNNNNNNNNNNNNNNNNNNNNNNNNNNNNNNNNNNNNNNNNNNNNNNNNNNNNNNNNNNNNNNNNNNNNNNNNNNNNNNNNNNNNNNNNNNNNNNNNNNNNNNNNNNNNNNNNNNNNNNNNNNNNNNNNNNNNNNNNNNNNNNNNNNNNNNNNNNNNNNNNNNNNNNNNNNNNNNNNNNNNNNNNNNNNNNNNNNNNNNNNNNNNNNNNNNNNNNNNNNNNNNNNNNNNNNNNNNNNNNNNNNNNNNNNNNNNNNNNNNNNNNNNNNNNNNNNNNNNNNNNNNNNNNNNNNNNNNNNNNNNNNNNNNNNNNNNNNNNNNNNNNNNNNNNNNNNNNNNNNNNNNNNNNNNNNNNNNNNNNNNNNNNNNNNNNNNNNNNNNNNNNNNNNNNNNNNNNNNNNNNNNNNNNNNNNNNNNNNNNNNNNNNNNNNNNNNNNNNNNNNNNNNNNNNNNNNNNNNNNNNNNNNNNNNNNNNNNNNNNNNNNNNNNNNNNNNNNNNNNNNNNNNNNNNNNNNNNNNNNNNNNNNNNNNNNNNNNNNNNNNNNNNNNNNNNNNNNNNNNNNNNNNNNNNNNNNNNNNNNNNNNNNNNNNNNNNNNNNNNNNNNNNNNNNNNNNNNNNNNNNNNNNNNNNNNNNNNNNNNNNNNNNNNNNNNNNNNNNNNNNNNNNNNNNNNNNNNNNNNNNNNNNNNNNNNNNNNNNNNNNNNNNNNNNNNNNNNNNNNNNNNNNNNNNNNNNNNNNNNNNNNNNNNNNNNNNNNNNNNNNNNNNNNNNNNNNNNNNNNNNNNNNNNNNNNNNNNNNNNNNNNNNNNNNNNNNNNNNNNNNNNNNNNNNNNNNNNNNNNNNNNNNNNNNNNNNNNNNNNNNNNNNNNNNNNNNNNNNNNNNNNNNNNNNNNNNNNNNNNNNNNNNNNNNNNNNNNNNNNNNNNNNNNNNNNNNNNNNNNNNNNNNNNNNNNNNNNNNNNNNNNNNNNNNNNNNNNNNNNNNNNNNNNNNNNNNNNNNNNNNNNNNNNNNNNNNNNNNNNNNNNNNNNNNNNNNNNNNNNNNNNNNNNNNNNNNNNNNNNNNNNNNNNNNNNNNNNNNNNNNNNNNNNNNNNNNNNNNNNNNNNNNNNNNNNNNNNNNNNNNNNNNNNNNNNNNNNNNNNNNNNNNNNNNNNNNNNNNNNNNNNNNNNNNNNNNNNNNNNNNNNNNNNNNNNNNNNNNNNNNNNNNNNNNNNNNNNNNNNNNNNNNNNNNNNNNNNNNNNNNNNNNNNNNNNNNNNNNNNNNNNNNNNNNNNNNNNNNNNNNNNNNNNNNNNNNNNNNNNNNNNNNNNNNNNNNNNNNNNNNNNNNNNNNNNNNNNNNNNNNNNNNNNNNNNNNNNNNNNNNNNNNNNNNNNNNNNNNNNNNNNNNNNNNNNNNNNNNNNNNNNNNNNNNNNNNNNNNNNNNNNNNNNNNNNNNNNNNNNNNNNNNNNNNNNNNNNNNNNNNNNNNNNNNNNNNNNNNNNNNNNNNNNNNNNNNNNNNNNNNNNNNNNNNNNNNNNNNNNNNNNNNNNNNNNNNNNNNNNNNNNNNNNNNNNNNNNNNNNNNNNNNNNNNNNNNNNNNNNNNNNNNNNNNNNNNNNNNNNNNNNNNNNNNNNNNNNNNNNNNNNNNNNNNNNNNNNNNNNNNNNNNNNNNNNNNNNNNNNNNNNNNNNNNNNNNNNNNNNNNNNNNNNNNNNNNNNNNNNNNNNNNNNNNNNNNNNNNNNNNNNNNNNNNNNNNNNNNNNNNNNNNNNNNNNNNNNNNNNNNNNNNNNNNNNNNNNNNNNNNNNNNNNNNNNNNNNNNNNNNNNNNNNNNNNNNNNNNNNNNNNNNNNNNNNNNNNNNNNNNNNNNNNNNNNNNNNNNNNNNNNNNNNNNNNNNNNNNNNNNNNNNNNNNNNNNNNNNNNNNNNNNNNNNNNNNNNNNNNNNNNNNNNNNNNNNNNNNNNNNNNNNNNNNNNNNNNNNNNNNNNNNNNNNNNNNNNNNNNNNNNNNNNNNNNNNNNNNNNNNNNNNNNNNNNNNNNNNNNNNNNNNNNNNNNNNNNNNNNNNNNNNNNNNNNNNNNNNNNNNNNNNNNNNNNNNNNNNNNNNNNNNNNNNNNNNNNNNNNNNNNNNNNNNNNNNNNNNNNNNNNNNNNNNNNNNNNNNNNNNNNNNNNNNNNNNNNNNNNNNNNNNNNNNNNNNNNNNNNNNNNNNNNNNNNNNNNNNNNNNNNNNNNNNNNNNNNNNNNNNNNNNNNNNNNNNNNNNNNNNNNNNNNNNNNNNNNNNNNNNNNNNNNNNNNNNNNNNNNNNNNNNNNNNNNNNNNNNNNNNNNNNNNNNNNNNNNNNNNNNNNNNNNNNNNNNNNNNNNNNNNNNNNNNNNNNNNNNNNNNNNNNNNNNNNNNNNNNNNNNNNNNNNNNNNNNNNNNNNNNNNNNNNNNNNNNNNNNNNNNNNNNNNNNNNNNNNNNNNNNNNNNNNNNNNNNNNNNNNNNNNNNNNNNNNNNNNNNNNNNNNNNNNNNNNNNNNNNNNNNNNNNNNNNNNNNNNNNNNNNNNNNNNNNNNNNNNNNNNNNNNNNNNNNNNNNNNNNNNNNNNNNNNNNNNNNNNNNNNNNNNNNNNNNNNNNNNNNNNNNNNNNNNNNNNNNNNNNNNNNNNNNNNNNNNNNNNNNNNNNNNNNNNNNNNNNNNNNNNNNNNNNNNNNNNNNNNNNNNNNNNNNNNNNNNNNNNNNNNNNNNNNNNNNNNNNNNNNNNNNNNNNNNNNNNNNNNNNNNNNNNNNNNNNNNNNNNNNNNNNNNNNNNNNNNNNNNNNNNNNNNNNNNNNNNNNNNNNNNNNNNNNNNNNNNNNNNNNNNNNNNNNNNNNNNNNNNNNNNNNNNNNNNNNNNNNNNNNNNNNNNNNNNNNNNNNNNNNNNNNNNNNNNNNNNNNNNNNNNNNNNNNNNNNNNNNNNNNNNNNNNNNNNNNNNNNNNNNNNNNNNNNNNNNNNNNNNNNNNNNNNNNNNNNNNNNNNNNNNNNNNNNNNNNNNNNNNNNNNNNNNNNNNNNNNNNNNNNNNNNNNNNNNNNNNNNNNNNNNNNNNNNNNNNNNNNNNNNNNNNNNNNNNNNNNNNNNNNNNNNNNNNNNNNNNNNNNNNNNNNNNNNNNNNNNNNNNNNNNNNNNNNNNNNNNNNNNNNNNNNNNNNNNNNNNNNNNNNNNNNNNNNNNNNNNNNNNNNNNNNNNNNNNNNNNNNNNNNNNNNNNNNNNNNNNNNNNNNNNNNNNNNNNNNNNNNNNNNNNNNNNNNNNNNNNNNNNNNNNNNNNNNNNNNNNNNNNNNNNNNNNNNNNNNNNNNNNNNNNNNNNNNNNNNNNNNNNNNNNNNNNNNNNNNNNNNNNNNNNNNNAGCCATGCATGGTAAAGCCAAGGacgtgtttgatttttttgcgAGGATGGAAAGAAGTGGCATATCCCCTAGTGATGTAACATACATAGCCATCTTGAGTGCTTGTAGCCATGCAGGGTTAGTAGACAAGGGTAGATCATATTTCAATCATATGGTTAATGTGGGGTTTGTGCCTCGGATAGAGCACTATGGATGCATGGTTGATCTCTTGGGACGTGTTGGATATCTAGAAGAAGCCAAAGAACTTATATTGAACATGCCAATAAAATCAGATGATGTCATATGGAAGGCATTGCTTGGTGCTTGTAAGGTACATAAGAATGTTGAAATTGGAAGGCGTGCAGCAGAGGTTTTAATGCAACTGGCTCCACACGATAGTGGGGCATATGTGGCTATCTCGAACATATATGCCTCATCTGGTGATTGGGATGCAGTTGCAGAGGTGAGGTTGATGATGAAAGACTTGGACATAAGGAAAGACCCTGGATGCAGTTGGATCGAGATTGATGGTGTTATTCATGAGTTTCTTGTTGAAGATGTTTCCCATCCTAGTGCCAAAGAAATACACTCAATGTTGGAGGAAATTTcgaacaaattaaattttgaaggtTATAGGCCAGATACCACACAAGTTTTGCTTAAGATGGACGAGACACATAAAGAAAGTGTGCTGCATTACCACAGTGAGAAGATTGCAGTTGCCTTTGGCTTAATTAGTACAACACCAAAGACCCCACTTCAGATTGTGAAAAACTTGCGAATTTGTGAAGATTGTcattcctccatgaaattaat containing:
- the LOC107472065 gene encoding pentatricopeptide repeat-containing protein At5g48910-like, translated to MHGKAKDVFDFFARMERSGISPSDVTYIAILSACSHAGLVDKGRSYFNHMVNVGFVPRIEHYGCMVDLLGRVGYLEEAKELILNMPIKSDDVIWKALLGACKVHKNVEIGRRAAEVLMQLAPHDSGAYVAISNIYASSGDWDAVAEVRLMMKDLDIRKDPGCSWIEIDGVIHEFLVEDVSHPSAKEIHSMLEEISNKLNFEGYRPDTTQVLLKMDETHKESVLHYHSEKIAVAFGLISTTPKTPLQIVKNLRICEDCHSSMKLISKIYNRKITIRDRKRFHHFEHGSCSCMDYW